In the Diospyros lotus cultivar Yz01 chromosome 13, ASM1463336v1, whole genome shotgun sequence genome, ATCATATGCATGGACACCAACATCCACAAATGTTTCAACTCTGCAATAAGGGGTTGTAAGAAAACATCAAGTTTTGCCTTAGGATTCTCTGGTCCTGGCACTAGCACCGTTAAGAACATTGTTGTATCCTTCATACACATCCAAGGTGGTAAATTATACACTGTGACAATGACAGGACAACAAGAATATTGCTTCCCAGATTGACCAAACGGCTGAAACCCATCAGTACAAAGACCAAGTCTGACATTCCTTTTCTCGGCAGCAAATTCCCTATGAGTCTCGTTAAAATGAATCCACGCAGGGGAATCCGATGGATGACACATGACGCCATCTTCGACCACATGATCTGCATGCCACCTCATTTCTGCTGCTGTTGAATTGGATGCATACAATCTCAGAAGCCGAGGCGTTAAAGGAAAATAATGCATCTTCTTATGAGGAACACAAGTTTTTTGTCGTTTGCTACTGTCAGCTTGCTCAACTTGCTTGTACCGATTCTCATGACAAAACTTGCAGACTGTTAAATCACTGTCATCACCCCAAAAAATCATACAGTTGTTTCTAcaacaatcaattttctcaacGGGAAGGCCCAACCCTCGAACCAGTTTTTTAGTactgtaaaaattatcaataaccgTATTAGGTTCAGGAAGAACCTTCTTAAGTAATTCACAAAGTTTATTAAATCCCCTCTCAGATAGATGGTGCTCTGACTTAAAGCTAAGTAATCTAGCAACAAGCGACAACTGCGTATGCTTTCGACAACCAGGatataactctttttttgcaaCACTAAGCATGTCATAGAATGCTTGAGCTTCCGGATTTGGAGGTTCCTCCTCCATATTCAGATTGAAATCAGGCTCGGCAGCATCCATTACCATAGTCTCAAATAAGTTGGTTGGCTCTGCTTCAAGCGTTGATGCTGAGTAAGACATATCGATCGAATCTACCGTAGCAATAACTTCCCCATGAAGTGTCCACTCGTAATACCCCGATACGAAACCTTTGGTGAGCAAGTGACTTGTCACGGTTTCCTGGTCACGAAAAGCCGTGTTCCTACACTTTGGTTGATTACAAGGACATTTAATCTTATTCCCATCCATCCACTTTGGTTGACTCTTagcaaaattaacaaacttctcAACACCCTTGATAAATTCCGTAGAAATATAACCATCCTCCTTACGCCTGATATACATCCACTGACGATCTGATCGCATTTTTTTCCCAtggtaattaaataacaaaaaattactaaattataattacaatatttttttatttgacttgttttaatattattccACTGAACCACTCCTTATAACAActccttaaaatttgaaggttaGGACCTATCCCATCCGGAAATGAATCGTGATATGACCACTAGCAAACGCATTTACTCACGATACGAAATTTCGGCAGCATCTCAGCACAGTTCTCCAGATGTACGATAAAGATTATGTGCTGATTCATACAAGTTAAACTCAATTTGAGTCAATTGCATGAATCAAAACATATTCCTATACGCAACCGGAGAACAACATGAAATGCTACTGAATTTTTGTACCATGCATGAGTAAATTAATGCGTATTCGCTGGGCACACAACACGACACCAAATTTCCAGACTATCCAACTGGACAATTCAGTGATCTCCTCGCTCCATCGAGGAAGTCACCAAACGGGAATCTAAGGTTAAGttccaacaaatttaattaaatagctaaaaaatatttaattaattatattttttatttaatataatttttggagaaaattcgACAAAATCTCCTCTATAAATGGACTACACCCTATaggatacacataatcaaatgtacataatgaataatcaaatacacaattaaatacacacttacacataatcaaatacactaaattaacacacatatctgtatacataaactaaactaaattaaattaacactaaactaaattaacacacatatctatatacatctatataataaaacagaacGATTTTTGAATTGTctcaaatgaatatatattttgatggcTGAGATCAATTTCTCATACattgatggttgagattaaaatttTTGCCGCCCATTCACTCCtgtgtctctctctttcttcactcCTAGGGCTCAAGGGTCCCCGATCGCCACTGGTTGGAgactccaattttttttaaattttttaaaatttaaatttcaaaaaataaattataatttttttaatttctatatatcaatacttaattttatttaaaatttttgtaatttttttatatcaaggTCAGGGActctttttcaattcttttaaattttgaatttttttagaaattaatttttaatgcatTTAAATATCAACGgtgtaagtttttgaaattttttgaaatatcatgtaaattttaaatagaaaaacacCAACAGtgtaagtattaatttataaatatctattttttaaatcattgatgatcgaaaattatttttagtgtaaaattttattcatataataatgatatcaaagtaagaaacttaattaaaaatttaatatttgtatctttaggtattgaatttttttatacttaaagaaatatgaaattagTTAATCTATTatattgagttacttaaagatgcaaaaatttaaaaagaatttatttatttttttaattttaattttattttattaattttattttttattttaggcacaataatttttttaattaaaataatataaaaatcaaaaaattcccGACTACGCATGATCAGGGAACCCAAGATTTGAGGACACAAAGGTTCCTGACCACTCACAGTCAGCAACTCAAGGTTCTTCAACCTCGAATCAAGGATCCCCCTCCCCATTGATGGCTGCAGCCATGGCAGCAGACAACGGTTGGTATGcattgtttaatatttaatttttaatttaatttatttagatcgTAGAACattactttattatatagatttagtatttttttattataaaatattaacaaatatacaataattttaatttctgttttttgtttagtgtttgtatttttttttttgtaatattagtgaacattattatattttaattttaatattatttataccgtgAGTTTAAACACGGATATACACTAGTAATCAAAtaacacacataatcaaataaacaaaatcaaatatacattaacacTCCCGTGcacgtgtatatctatataatacactaaattaataattttaaaatatcaaatgaataatcaaatacacaattagatacacacatacacataatcaaatacactaaattaacacacatatctatatacataaactaaactaaattaaattaacactaaatgaatttacactaaactaaattaacacacatatctatatacataatcaaataacacacataatcaaatatacattaacacaTACGGGCGCGCacgtatatctatataatatactaaattaataattttaaaatatcaaatgtacacaaaacataaaacactataaaaaatacacaaaataataggatacacataataaaatgtacataatgaataatcaaatacacaattagatacacacataaacataatcaaatacactaaattaacacacatatctttacacataaactaaactaaattaaattaacactaaattaatttacactaaactaaattaaattaacaccaaATACAGAAATGAAGCAAACACACAtgtaaatctatatatatatatatatatatatacacagaaagagagagaggaccttTTGGAAATGGGCAGCGACGGCGTGGCGGGGGGCGACGGCGGTGTGCAGCAGGGACGCGACGAGCGATGCAGAAGCGACGACGATGGCGTGGGTGGGTTATACAGTTGTTATCATCCACACAACattatacatgtatgtatgtgcaCAGGTTAATTCCTTCTCTCTCTggttgaagaaaatgaaatccaaaattaatgtTCAACAGGTGTTATAGACACTGCTAACGGCTAGCTATGCCTATGGTTGTAAGGGAGAATGGAATAAATGGAGACTTACTGGAGTTGAACATTGATTCCAGAACCAATAATCTTACCGTCTTCGTCTTCGTTTTGCCCCCAGATTGCTTGCTTGCTTCtataactatttatatatataaatataaaagctCCAATTCCTCTGAATATATGCTTCCGAATGCACGCTAGCTGcatctatatatctataaaaCCTCCAAATCTTATGGCTGATTATATATCCGCGAGAGTCTGCGATTAAAACAGCAAGACTACTGGCCACCACCCGAGACGCTTGGGATCAACAGAAAccagagagagatagagagggagaagggtaaTACAGAGAGGGTAATgcagagaagagagaagagggaaagagggagagagcagGGGGGGGAGGGTTTTACAAGGGTTTGGGAAAGGAGGGGTTTACGGGGGGGAGTGAAAGAGGCGGGGAGTTCCCCGCCtctttcattaataaattttatttattaataatttatatatataaatttatgtaatattaaaattattaaaataataataattattatttaattaataaattttatattaatgtaaaattataataataaataaaattattaaaattatgataattattaaataattttattaataatttattataatcatttaaaatatcataataaaataatttaaatcattgtattttaaattaatattaatttaaaaaatacttatattataaatctaataattataataaattaatttgatatgttataaatactattttaataaaaaaaattataaaagataaaaaaaaattcaaaaatattgtaacaatattctttatatattttgaatgttgagtagtctttaattttttaaagaagaaaattttgattattttctctttcatatATAAAGAGTTTCCCTCATTATTAGGGGTACGTAAACAATCGGttcaattatcaaattaattaaaaattaataaattgaattgagaaattaaactaaattgacTTGACCGATTATGTAAGGCCCGCTTTCGAATATTCCTGCTTAGAATAGgatactcgaaagaaggtccttacatAAATGATATAGAATAAAACTGAACTCACATaacaattcatttcatttctagcagcggaagtttaaataagatttaattacattctcaATATCTCATAcctctaggctcgatggccatacaaaatattaagaggctcaaatgccaataaatataacaaatcctcatcacTATAAACATCACCAAAtaactaactaggatctttgaagCTAGGACGCGTCTCTGTataccactatccctgggctgcagtcctactggactcgcccctAATAACTGTctttcccttacctggaatggcaaagaagatcaagtgagccacaaggttcagcaagttcgagaaacaatgaacaatatataggatccaagaacattatgacaccaagaagagtaatcaaggactccacaattatatacaagattcataattcatgaattatcaattcaactcaatatatcatgtcaccatgtatcactacgcaaatgtgcataaaatttcgatgtcattattaattctcacaggctcgtaggccatcaatcaatacatgcaagagtgcattaTTTCATTATCAACATGAATTttcccggctctcaagccataaatcaatgcatgcaaaagtgcataagtttcatataacctcacaaataaatatggagccaacctaccgggctatggccacctcgtcccgcgtcaggTGCTCTacggtaccctttctccctccgcgcaaaataattgGTGcgcaaaatatatacataacatgaacatgaatgcattttccaatcacatgcatttaaatttctgtttcctcaatattcatactttcaacaccacTTACCCATACCAGGTATTTACCATCATCAAATagattcaacatatcttacttcaacattttccacattcaagatgtaaccTTTGACACAAATGATTCATGTAAGTTATAATATCGGAATAATTTGAGAAATGCTATTGaaggttaaatcttgattcgccaattgaggagtattatagatttaataactatttttcccatcatatgatattttgtgacttcatttaaccagtgacagtatgcatttacttgcattcgtgctcatagctcaatttcatgattagtccccatGCAATTAAAATACCACACCATGCGTGTTTGTTCATTGACAAGCTAGTATTGATCTTTTACACAAATAGTAAGTGTTTAATTTGATGACCATATTCtgagaaatatttaaaaggaaTTTCACTAAGGCATCTTATAATTTGGATATTTTTGGGATcatttaaaatagataaattgcATTCAATACACTTACCATGGTCACGCTTGCATATTCTTATTTACTATCAGATTTGGCTTTGATTTGCTAAAAGAGTGTATAGCTTAAGGCAATTTGATTTCCAGAAGATGACCGTGCTAAGTTGCTATttaataggtatatatatatatatataagcatgtaTAAAGTtcatttgaatttggagtgTGATATTCAAAGGCCAGCAAAGGTATTTGGATTTAAGGCATGGTATTCAAATACAGTTGGGGTTATTCGTATGGTTATAAGGTACATATGCAAGGGGTTTCAAATGAAACAGTGAGGCAATTCGAATgacctatataaatataggtGAGTATGATTTGAATGGGTTAAGAGGCATTCAGATgagttatatgcatatatgcagATCAATTCGAATAGGATCTGAAAGTATCATTCGGATAAGTCAAGGGCATTCGAATGGGACAACTAAAATTCGAATGGATCTTCAGGATTAAGGGCACACCATTCGAATGGCAGCCCAGCCATTCGAATGGgcttatgatatatatatatataggcgattCAAACagtaaaattttcagatttttttatCCAAGAATGATGGGGCCATTACAGACTCAATTTAAAGCCAAATAATAcgggtaatatatcaaaatgaatccTAGAATGTCTAGTTTataacccaacaaacggatctcaatttggaaaTGGGAAGAGAAAGTTATAGGCCCAAGAACACCAGGTGGTCGGATTACACGAACAGATTTCATGACAGAAATTAATCGGGTTGATACGGGCccaaaacataaccaaatcatttaaataatatattgaatcgaagcctatgaagtCTATTTTCCAACGCATCAAACGGATCTTAAATCGGATATCATCACAGAAAGATATACCTAAAAGAATGAAGCATGGTCAGAACTGTTACAGCAAATCGCAAGTTTAAGaggcacattcgaatgacttctaacatattcgaatgatagggaaattcattcgaatgagggcactgttgcattcgaatattAGGCAAAAATCACAGCAATATGAACAGTaaatcatgaaattcattcgaatgagggagGAACTCATTCGGATCTCATTCGAATGGGACTATTCTGGACAGATTCGACATTGCTTGGTAAACAGGGCATAACTTTCTTGTctgagctccgattgagctgattcaagatgatatggaaagacaagaaaaatatctacaacttacatgttttgagttttaagagattcggGACTCATGAAGGTCGAAATTGGGTTTGAAGTTGCTGCTATTGCAATTTGTCCAGATATGGCTATCTTTGAGTGTAGCATTTGAtgggttttatatatattcttagatgAGGCTATCCACATTCTTTTACCCTTATACAAACTCGCTCGGATGAGACACACACCCTTTAGATGTTACTCACATGACTTCTCAAGAATCATTCAAATAAGATccccgtatatatatatatatatatgtacatgtaatACACTGTTCTTTCAAATGTAGAACGAACAAAGTTCATCATTCTTTTCTAGTTGTATAAATGCCATTCCTGAAAGAAACTTGGGATGATTTAAATCCCAAAGAGACATCAATGAGACCATGAGAAAACAAGTAGAGAATCCAAAGACACAACAACAAAAGGGGCATCACATACAGTAAGAGAcgtttatatatctatatatataagcatatataatCACTCACAGTGACTAATTTAACAAGGCTGAGAGATAGGGACTCGCACGGGAACAAGAAATAATAAGAGAACTTGCACCGAAATAAAGGatgagtgcaagaagaacttgcctgatggaGTCGCTCCAACAAAGGAGAAGCTAGGACTCTGCCTTGAAGCTCCAGACGCAACAGATagtgggagaagaagatgaagtgctatgatgaaatgttaaataaaaagatgCAGATGAAGAATGAGATATGGCAGGTGAAAAAAGCTAGACGTTGGCAGGTTACATGGAAGAGGAAAGCTTCGGGCGCAACAGAGGGAAAAAGGAGAGGGTTATAGGCTTGCATGCTGCATCCTATCAAATTACCAGATTGCCCCTCACCTTTATAGTAGTCAAAAGaaagaccaagggcactattggcatttgatggccaatttattttgtgattattttctttcaaaaatttcaaatctcatttcctaattgggctcagcccataccGTGGGctattccatggcccaactcatcaacccaaataaattatcataatccaagccaatataattaaaacttttGAACACATCACAATAGCCCAATCCACttggactttccccacatttttggatcccatttagatgggctactaaattcttatttccacttacactttatttcataaaaaaaaaatattttcaatcctcaattaattaaagcaaaaatttttttgagcccataataaaatactcgaaaacacctagaccccctaacgggtcgttacagattaaaccaaataaattaaattaactaacaatagaaaaaactaaatatagactACATAAACTAAACAGATTCAATAAaccaaacaaacatataaaaaaattaattaaaattgaattaaccgataaaccaaataagctaaaaaatcgaacaagctgaaaaattgtgtgataggccaaaaacgacgtcattttattaccataaaaaaatcattgtctTAAAATCCAATcgattagattatttttaactaaaaaatataattgaaaacaaaaaactaattttttttaaaaacattaattgaatagaagcaaatttaaaaaaaaatgataattcttattaatttgattcaattaattcgattatatcgaattttaattaatttgattcaataaagtagtaaaaaccaaaaataaaattagaaattaaaaaataatacattttaaaaactaacGATATATTGTCATACAAACAAAGAGGTTATatcgaattttaattaatttgattcaataaagtagtaaacaacaaaaataaaattaaaaattttaaaaatcataaatatttaaaactaacgaTATACTGtcatacaaagaaaaaagtgaaatgatgatcaacaaaacaacaaagatataatatttaataacatgAGGTAATTTGTTGCGACACCAACTAATGGTGCGAGGAAAAAGATAATGGTGATAACGACAAGTGATTGATAGTTGGTTGTTGACAAATAATAGTTAGTGGTTAACAAATACTGCCAAATAAGAGAGAGGGATAtggattagaatttttaaatttatataaaaatatatttatttttttcttgttcaacattaatattttatacataacacttaaacttcaaaaataaaaattaacccccTATAGTTTTTTTctagtataactattaagggagAAAACCATTATTCAATATCTTAGTCCGAAAACTATTTCGAACTTATCTTCATACTtacttatcttgctcattttaacaagcgctacataaatatattaaataaatattttattttttattatttattgtgaatgacttaattatatatttaattgttttatttttatataattctcctAATTATAGAGAATAAGACATTGATAAGATAGCTTATAAACTCttttctatataatgtaattcctcgatattgttttatttttatgcacatgaaatatattaattaatgtatttggaatttagtaatattatgatttttaaatttaatatatttatctaaatttttaatttttttaattaaatatacattaatatatttaatttcttatagaatttaatatttataaattaattaaataaataaatagaaattaagttTAGCGACAGATTGAAAGTTCCGTATCTACATCAGCGACGAACTCGTacaattcgtcactaaatttatttatttatttattttttgttatttgattccctattaaattttaattttttatttttaaaatttgcgaCGAAAAAAAATTTCCGTCTCTATAtttcaaaagtaaaaaaattacaattaaaatttaattttttagcaatagAAATAGTTTTGCATCGCTAAAAGTAGTGACAGAATATTAAATCtgttgcaaaatttaatttattttttttttattttaaactttatgaACGGAAtttattttcgtctctaatatTTGTGACAAAAGATAAATTCCATCGGTAAAATTaatgatagaaaataaattccgtCTCTatctaaaaatgtattttttaattttttattattaaaactattattaaaataaattcttgcctcttgaatttatttatttttaatattttaattatataaaaaataatataacttataaaaataatattaataattatttaattaataaaaataatgtattttaaataaaattttattattaaataacttaaataa is a window encoding:
- the LOC127788827 gene encoding uncharacterized protein LOC127788827; translated protein: MRSDRQWMYIRRKEDGYISTEFIKGVEKFVNFAKSQPKWMDGNKIKCPCNQPKCRNTAFRDQETVTSHLLTKGFVSGYYEWTLHGEVIATVDSIDMSYSASTLEAEPTNLFETMVMDAAEPDFNLNMEEEPPNPEAQAFYDMLSVAKKELYPGCRKHTQLSLVARLLSFKSEHHLSERGFNKLCELLKKVLPEPNTVIDNFYSTKKLVRGLGLPVEKIDCCRNNCMIFWGDDSDLTVCKFCHENRYKQVEQADSSKRQKTCVPHKKMHYFPLTPRLLRLYASNSTAAEMRWHADHVVEDGVMCHPSDSPAWIHFNETHREFAAEKRNVRLGLCTDGFQPFGQSGKQYSCCPVIVTVYNLPPWMCMKDTTMFLTVLVPGPENPKAKLDVFLQPLIAELKHLWMLVSMHMISH